Within the Mucilaginibacter sp. CSA2-8R genome, the region GTCTTCTCAGCGATACGTCAATCTGCTGCTCGCTAATTTTACCATGCTTTACAGCGTCGGTCAGTGATTGATAAGTGATGTTGCCGCACTCCAGATCAGTGCCGTGCAGTACAGCATCGGCAGCGGCATCTTCGGCCGAGGCATGCGTTTTATGTTTTTGGTAAAAATCATCAATCGCGCCACAATCAGAAGTTAAGTAACCGGTAAAATGCCATTGGTTACGTAAAATGTTATTGAGCAGCAAGTCGCTGCCGCAGCAGGGTTGGCCTTTAAATGCATTATATGCACACATTACACCGGCCACTTTGCTGTCTACTATCAATTTGCGAAAAGCCGGCAAATAAGTATCCCATAAATCATAATCAGGTACGTCGGTATTAAATTCATGGCGCGATGGCTCCGGACCGCTGTGCACGGCGTAGTGCTTAGCGCAGGCTGCTGCCTTTAAATAAACCGGGTCGGTACCTTGCAGGCCTCTAACAAAATTGGCGCCCATATTGGCGGTAAGGTAGGGGTCTTCGCCATAAGTTTCCTGGCCGCGGCCCCAGCGTGGGTCTCTAAATATGTTTACATTGGGTGTCCAGTAAGTCAACCCCAGATAAATGCCACGGTGGTTTGCTTTTACACTCTCGTTGTAAACCGCACGGCCTTCGTCAGCGGTTTGCTCAGCCATCAGGTGCATGCTGTTGGTATCAAACGTGGCGGCCATAGCAATGGCCTGCGGGTAAACGGTAACCTTGTAGGGCGTGCGTGCAACACCATGCAAACTTTCGTTCCACCAGTTGTAAGCTGGGATGCCTAGTCGCTCAACGGCTGGTGCAGCGTTAAGCATTTGTCCAACTTTTTCGGGTAGGGTTAAGCGCGAAACCAGGTCGTTTACCCGTTGCTCAATGGATAAGGCGGGGTCCTGAAACTTGTACGTGTAGTCGCTCGGCCGTGATTTCCAGGCAAAGCATAGCAATAACAATATGGGCAGCGCCGCAAGGCAAGTGTATTTCAGTTTTTTCATGCTGAATAGTTATGGGTTAAATGTGTTTTAAGGTTGATAAAAGGAGGGCGAAAAGATATTTCGGCACCTCAAGTATATAATCGGTTTATGTTGTAAATCTATAGAAATATAATTAAACTTGCAATCGATTGCATAAACTAAAATATTAGCTGTCCTTACAAATCATACTTAGATGTTACGGGCAGATAAATCAAACCAATAAATCTGAATGATAATGCGGCAACAGTTTAGAGTTTTAAGCTTACTGGCTTTTGTATGGATACTTACATGGGCTAACCGCTGTTTCGCAGACGATGGTTACAAGCTTTGGCTAAATTATCCTAAGATAAACGATCGTGCTTTAGCAGCTTCTTATACTCAGCAGTTAAGGCAAATTTATTTTACCGATGGTATGGGCAAAGCCAATGTTGCACGCAAAGAATTACTGTTAGGCGTAGCGGGCATGCTGCAATTTACACCACAAATAGTAAAACCCGAGAGTGCCGGTTTATTGGTTGGGACCTATCAAAAATTACCGGCAGGGGTTACTAAAAGCCTTGCTACTGTTGGTAATGATGAAGGTTACGTTATTAAAACCATTACTGCTAATAACCGCAAACAGGTTGTCATAGCCGGCAAAACCGAAAAAGGCGTTTTATACGGTGTTTTCAACTTTTTAAGGTTACTACAAACGCAGCAGCCTATCAGCGCATTAAACATTAACGAATACCCCAAATTAGAACGCCGCGTGCTTAACCATTGGGACAACCTGAACCGCACGGTAGAGCGGGGGTATGCAGGGGCATCTATCTGGAACTGGCATAAACTGCCTGGTTACATTGATCAGCAGTATATTGATTACGCCCGCGCCAATGCCTCTATTGGTATAAATGGCACCGTTTTGAATAACGTAAACGCTAACGCCCTGATGCTTACCCCGGAGTATCTGGTAAAAGTAAAAGCACTGGCTGATGTTTTCAGGCCGTATGGTATCCGGGTATATTTATCGGTTAAATTCAGCAGTCCTATCGAGGTTGGCAAATTAAAAACAGCCGACCCATTAAATATAGAGGTACGCCAATGGTGGAAAGATAAAGTTGATGAGATATATAAATACGTACCCGATTTTGGCGGCTTTTTGGTCAAAGCCAATTCTGAAGGGCAACCTGGTCCGCAGGCTTACGGGCGAAACCATGCCGATGGGGCCAACATGATGGCTGCGGCACTGGCACCGCACAATGGTATTGTGATGTGGCGTGCATTCGTGTACGATAGTAACCCGTTGAACGACCGTGCAAAACAGGCCTATGACGAGTTTAAACCGCTGGACGGCAAGTTTGCCGACAACGTAATTGTACAGGTAAAAAACGGTGCCATTGATTTTCAACCCCGCGAGCCGTTTCATCCGCTTTTTGGTGCGATGGCTAAAACACCGTTAATGATGGAATTCCAGATTACCCAGGAATATACCGGTTTTTCAACACACTTATTTTACGAGGCTCCTTTATTTAAAGAGGTATTGGATGCTGATACTTATGCTGCGGGCAAAGGCACAACAGTAGCTAAAGTGCTTGAAACTAAACCGCATGCCAAAGCCGTAACAGGTATTGCCGGTGTAGCAAACATCGGTACCGATCGCAACTGGTGTGGTCATCCGTTTGCTCAAAGTAATTGGTATGCTTTTGGCCGGATGGCCTGGAACCCTGACCAGTCATCAGCCCAAATAGCGAACGATTGGTTGCGCATGACTTTTACCAACGACAAAAGCTTTGTACAACCAATGGTACAACAAATGCTGGCCTCGCGCGAAAACACAGTAAACTACATGACGCCCCTGGGCTTGCATCACATTATGGGCATTAATACCCACTATGGCCCTGGCCCCTGGGTAGATAAAGCCGAACGACCGGACTGGACGGCAGTGTATTACCACAAGGCAGACAGCTTAGGCATTGGTTTCGACCGTAGCAGCGCTGGTAGTAAAGCTACTGCACAATACGCGCCGCAAGTGCAGCAGAAGTTCGATAATCTGGCCACCTGTCCTGATAGTAACCTGTTGTGGTTTCATCACCTGAGCTGGAATTACAAAATGCGGTCGGGCAAAACGCTTTGGTTTGAGCTTGTGCATCATTATTACGAGGGTGTAGACTCGGTAAGGCGCTTGCAAACCGTTTGGAACGGCATGCAAGGTAAGGTAGACCGTGAGCAATATATGGCAGTAAAGCAGCTCATTGCTATCCAAATGGAAGAAGCTATACGCTGGCGGGATGCTTGTGTGCTTTACTTTCAAACGTTTTCTAAACAGCCTATCCCTGCCGGGTACGAAAAGCCGTTACATCCCCTGTCGTACTACCGGGACATGCAGTTTCACTTTGCGCCGGGTATTGGCGGCAGTATCTAATTAAATCCAAAATTATAGACCTCATATCATGTTTAAAACAAACCTAAAAATTAACATTGCTTTACTGTTAGGTGCAAGCATGGCGGTAGCCTGTCAGTCATCAGACAAGCAGAAACAATCTGCCGAACAAAAAGATACCGCAGCTCAGGCTGATAGCAACGCTAAAAAATATATTTCTCAGCCACTCATCAAATCAATTTACACGGCAGATCCGTCGGCTCACGTGTTTAACGGCAAAATATATATTTACCCTTCGCACGATATTGAATCTGGTATTCCCCAGAATGATAACGGCGACCATTTTAACATGAAAGATTTCCACGTGCTATCCATGGACAGCATAGGAGGGAAGGTGACCGACAATGGCGTGGCTTTAGATATAAAAGACATCTCCTGGGCCGGGCGCCAGCTCTGGGCTCCGGATGCCGCTTACGAAAAAGGGACTTACTACCTGTACTTTCCGGTTAAAGATAAAAGCGATGTGTTTCATATTGGCGTAGCCACCAGCAAATCACCTGTTGGGCCCTTTAAGGCCGAGGCTAAACCAATTGAAGGCAGCTACAGCATTGACCCGTGTGTTTTTAAAGATACTGACGGTAGTTACTACATGTACTTTGGTGGTATTTGGGGCGGCCAATTGCAGCGCTGGGCTACCGGCACCTACTCGGGCCCAAATGGTTCGAAAACTGATTTGGAAAAAGACGACCAACCTGCATTATCTGCCAAAGTTGTTAAAATGAGCCCTGATATGCTTGGCTTCAGCGAAAAGCCAAAAGATGCGGTGATACTTGACGAAAATGGCAAACCGCTTTTAGGTAAAGACCACGACCGCCGCTTTTTTGAAGGTTCGTGGATGTATAAGTACAACGGTAAATACTACTTCACTTATTCAACCGGTGATACTCACCGCTTGTGTTATGCTACGGGTACAAGCCCATACGGACCGTTTACTTATAAAGGCGTGATACTGGAGCCGGTTGAAGGCTGGACCACGCACCATTCTATTGTTGAAATTAAAGGTAAATGGTACTTGTTTTATCATGATACACAATTATCGGGCAAAACGCATCTACGTAACGTAAAGGTAACCGAACTGAAATACAACCCGGATGGTACCATCCAAACCATTAACGAGCACGTAAAGTAACTGCCCGTTAATTGATTACCTGCCGGTGCTGTCTTAAACAATGACTAAACAGTTGTTGCTTAATGATAGCACCGGCAGTTTTAATAATGATCTATGATGATTTTAGTATGAGAAAAATATTTTTTTGCGTTTTTGCCCTGATGCCTTCGCTGCTGATTGCGCAAACGGTATCCGAAGTTAAAACGCCGGGTGCCTTTGCGGTTATGCAGGCCGGCAAGGCAGCATCGGTATTATTTGATAAGGCTGACGATGAACTGATTGCCATTGCAGGTAAACTATTTACCGAGGATGTGCAACGGGTAAGCGGTCAGCTACCGCAATTGGTTAACGCCAGGCCATCCGGCAAAAGCCTGATTATTGTAGGTACGGTAGGCAAGTCGAAGTTTATACAGGAATTGATTGCCGCTAAAAAGCTGCAGGCCGTTAAACTTAAAGGCGATTGGGAACGGTATCAGATACAATTGGTAAAAGCGCCTTACAAAGGGGTAGACCAAGCGTTGGTTATTGCAGGCAGTGATAAAAGAGGAGCGGCGTATGGCTTATTAGAGTTATCGAGGCAAATGGGCGTTTCGCCATGGTATTGGTGGGCAGACGTGCCGGTGCAAAAAAAGGCTTCTATTTATGTAAGCACCGATATGCCAGTTACCGATGCGCCCAAAGTAAAGTATCGCGGAATTTTTATTAATGATGAAGCGCCGGCGTTTTCCCGGTGGACCAAAGAAAAGTTTGGCGGTGTTAACCACTCAGTTTATGAAAAGGTTTTTGAACTCATTTTGCGGCTAAAGGGCAATTACCTTTGGCCTGCCATGTGGGGCAATGCTTTCAACGATGATGATAAGCTAAACCCGGTACTGGCCGATAAATGGGGCATTGTGATGGGCACATCTCACCACGAACCCATGCAGCGCGCGCAGCAGGAATGGAAACGATATGGTAAAGGGGCCTGGGATTACACTAAAAACGATACGACCTTAAGAAACTTTTGGCGGCAGGGTATCATTAATATGGGCAAGCATGAAAGCCTGGTAACCATTGGTATGCGCGGCGATGGCGACGAGCCCATGACACAAGGTACAGCAACCGCCCTGCTGGAAGGTATTGTTAAAGACCAGCGTAAAATTATTGAAGAGGTAACCGGAAAACCGGCCTCGCAAACGCCGCAAATCTGGGCTTTATATAAAGAAGTTCAGGATTATTATGATAAAGGCATGCGTGTGCCTGATGATGTTACCTTATTACTATCCGATGATAACTGGGGCGATTTGAGAAAATTACCTGCGCTGAACGAAAAGCCACGGGCAGGCGGCTACGGTATTTACTACCACTTTGATTATGTGGGCGACCCGCGCAATTACAAGTGGATTAATACCAACAACATTGCCCGGGTTTGGGAGCAGATGCACCAGGCCTGGGAATATAAAGCCCGGCAGGTCTGGATTGTAAATGTGGGCGATCTTAAGCCGATGGAATTCCCGATTTCTTTTTTTCTGGATTATGCCTGGGACCCCACCAAATGGAATGAGGGTAATCTGCGGAATTATTACACGCAATGGGGTAAAGACAATTTTGGTGTAAAGTATGGCGCAGAGATTGGCGATATTATGCGCTTATACGCGCAATATGCGGCCAGAAGAAAGCCGGAGTTACTCGACGACAATACTTACAGTTTGCAAAACTATCATGAGTTTGAGAACGTAGTAGGCGATTGGAATAAACTTTTAATTAGGGCAGAAAACATGAATGCTAAGTTAGATAGCAGCTATCGGGATGCGTTTTTTCAAGTAGTGTTACATCCTTTAAAAGCAACGGCTAATTTGCATGACATGTATGAGGATGTTGCTTACAATAAGGTGTATGCTGCTAAAAACGACGTACGGGCAAACGCTTATGCTGATAAAGCCAAAGCTGCTTACGCAAAAGATTCGCTGCTTTCGGTACAGTATAACCATGTGATGGCTGGTGGCAAATGGAACCACATGATGGACCAGGTACACATTGGCTATCGTAGCTGGAACGACCCGCCGGTTAACCATATACCTAAATTAACCTACGTTAACGCAGATGCTGCCCAGCAAGCGGCGTCGCCAGAACAAACCAACAGCAAAAGCGCTGAGGCGATGATAACGGCAAAATCGGCTACACATACTTTTTTTGAGAAGGATGGCTACTTAGCCTTGGAGGCCGAACATTATACCCGTGCTGTCAATGCCAACGGTGTACAGTGGAAAGTTATTCCTGATATTGGCAGAACTGCATCGGGAGTGAGTACGTTTCCGATTACAGCCGCTGCAGTAGTGCCAGGTAAGGGAAGTCCGCATCTTGAATTTGATTTTTACACATATGATAAAGGTGAAGTTGTTATACAGGCTAATTTTTCGCCCACGCTTAATTTCAGAAACGACAAAAACGGATTTCAATATGCTGTGTCGATCGATGACGAGCAGCCTCAAATGGTGTCGGTAAATAACGATACCGATGCAAACGTGTGGCGCAGATGGGTAGCCAGTAACATCATCGTTAAAAAGTCAAGCCATACTATCGCTGCACCCGGTAAGCACACGCTTAAATACTGGATGGTAAGCAACGGATTGGTTTTACAAAAGATGGTGCTGGATTTCGGTGGTGTTAAGCCAAGTTACCTCGGCCCACCCGAAACGTTGGCGAAATAGGCATTAGCCAACTGCAATTATAAACAACAACGGCCCGCTCTTTTGGAAGCGGGCCGTTCTTGTTTATGAAATAAAGGCTTTGTTTAACCTTTGCGCTGAATAGCTTTTTGAGCTGCCTCTACAATAGCAGGTGCGTTAAGCTTATATTTTTGCATCAATTGCTCAGGAGTACCTGATTCACCAAACGAATCGTTTACGGCCACATACTCTTGCGGAGATGGCAGGTGACGTGCCAATACATGTGCTACCGAGTCGCCCAGGCCGCCTAAACGGTTGTGCTCTTCGGCGGTTACCACGCAACGCGTTTTAGTTACCGATTTCAGTATAGCTTCTTCGTCCAATGGTTTGATGGTGTGGATATTGATAATCTCGGCTGAAATACCCATAGCTTCCAGTTGTTCGCAGGCTTGTATAGCTTCCCATACCAAATGGCCGGTAGCAATGATGGTTACATCCGTACCCTCGCTTACCATCCAGGCTTTGCCAATCTCAAATACCTGGTCGGCAGGGGTAAAGATAGGCACCACCGGGCGACCAAAGCGCAGGTATACCGGGCCATGATGCTGGGCTATAGCTAAAGTGGCAGCTTTGGTTTGGTTATAATCGCAAGGGTTAATTACCGTCATGCCGGGCAGCATTTTCATCATGCCCAAGTCCTCTAAAATCTGGTGGGTTGCGCCATCTTCACCCAGTGTTAAACCGGCGTGTGAAGCACAAATTTTAACGTTTTTGTCCGAGTAAGCTACCGACTGGCGAATCTGATCGTAAACGCGGCCGGTAGAAAAGTTAGCAAATGTACCGGTGAACGGGATATGCCCGTCGATGGTTAAACCGGCAGCAATACCAATCATGTTAGCTTCAGCAATACCTACCTGCACAAAACGCTCAGGGAAGGCATTGATGAAATCCTGCATCTTAAGTGAGCCAACCAGGTCGGCACAAAGGGCAACTACTCTAGGGTCGCGTTTACCGGCCTCCAGCAGTCCCGCTCCAAAGCCCGAGCGGGTATCTTTTTTTTCTGTATATGTATACTTAGTCACGGTGTTTTTTTTGATGAGTGAATGAGTGAGTTTTGAATGAGTGAGTGAAGAATTGAGCAAAATTTATTTAACTATCCTTTTCGCAAATTCAAAACTCTTGGTTTTTGACTCTTGTTTCTTGGTTCTATTTTCCTCCCCCTTCAGGAGGCCGGGGCTTAATAGTCTCCCAGAGTTTCCTCTAACTGGCCTAACGCCTGCTCCAGTTGGGCATCGTTAGGGGCAACGCCGTGCCATTTATGCGAGCCCATCATGAAATCAACGCCTGCACCCATTTCGGTCTGCATTAAAATCATCACCGGTTTGCCCTGGCCACTCAGGCTGATGGCTTTTTGCAAGCCATCTACTACAGCAGCCATATCGTTGCCTTGCATTTCCATTACTTGCCAGCCAAAAGCCTCAAATTTTGCTCTCAGGTCGCCTAAAGAAAGTACTACTTTAGTAGGGCCGTCAATCTGCTGGCCATTCACGTCTACGGTAGCAATCAGGTTGTCTACACGGTTGTGCGGCGCAAACATAGCCGCTTCCCAAATTTGTCCTTCCTGTAATTCACCGTCGCCGTGTAAAGTGAAAACCAACCGATCATCGCCGCTCAGTTTTTTACCTAACGCAGCACCAATTGCTACCGAAAGGCCCTGGCCTAATGAACCAGATGCAATACGTACACCTGGCAATCCTTCGTGCGTAGTTGGGTGACCTTGTAAGCGCGAATCCAGTTTACGGAAGGTAGACATCTCGGCTTTATCAAAATAGCCTGAATGCGCTAAAACAGAGTAAAAAACGGGCGAAATGTGACCGTTAGATAAAAAGAATAAATCCTCGCCTTTACCTTCCATCGAGAAGGAAGGATTGTGTTTCATTATTGAAAAATATAGGGCCACTAAAAAGTCGGTACAGCCCAATGAGCCGCCCGGGTGACCACTCTGGCAGCCATGCACCATGCGCACCACATCGCGGCGCACTTGTGAGGCAATGCCTTTAAGCTCTTGTATGTCTTGTGTCATTGATTGTTAAGTTGTGGATTAGTTGAATGGTTGATTTTTGGGGTAGTTAATTGGGTTAAGTAGTTGAGCAGTTGATGGATTGAGCGGCTTAGTAGTTTATGAGAAAACTTGTTTTGTTTCTCAAAAAAACCACTTAACGAGTCAACCAATCAACTACTTAACCTAATCAATCAAATAACCTATTTACCAGCTTCAGCTGCTTTAGCGTGGTCGGCCAGAAACTGGGCCAGGCCATTGTCGGTTAACGGGTGTTTCAGCAGTGAAAGCATAGCTGATAACGGACCGGTAATTACGTCAGAACCTATTTTAGCACAGTTGATGATGTGCATAGCGTGGCGTACAGAAGCCGCTAAAATTTGCGTTTCGTAGCCGTAGTTGTCATAAATTAAACGGATGTCTTCAATGAGTTGCAGACCGTCAGTTGATATATCATCTAACCTGCCGATAAACGGCGATACGTAAGTAGCACCAGCTTTGGCAGCAAGTAGAGCTTGTCCGGCTGAGAAAACCAGCGTGCAGTTGGTTTTGATGCCTTGTTTAGAAAAATATTTGATGGCTCTTACACCGTCTTTAATCATCGGAACTTTTACTACAATACGCTCATGTAGTTTAGCCAGTTCCAGGCCTTCTTTAATCATTTCGTCGTAGGTAGTGGCAATTACTTCGGCGCTAACATCACCGTCGGTAATTTCGCAAATAGCTTTGTAATGTGCTTTGACGTTCTCTTCACCGGTAATGCCTTCTTTAGCCATCAGTGAGGGGTTGGTGGTTACACCGTCAAGTACACCCAGTTCGTGCGCTTCTTTAATTTGTGCAAGATTCGCCGTGTCAATAAAAAACTTCATTATGTATGTGATTGATTTCTGAATTGATATGCTTTTATAAAATGTATGGTTTCGTTTATGAGTGTAAAGTTAAAATTTTACTACTTCCCAGTAAGCTTTTTTAGGCTGACGCTTTTCATCAAACAACAGAGGAAAATTTTTCCGTCCGCGCACCGGGTATTCATCCAGCCACGAGTACTGATCACTTATATTCCAGAAGGTAACCCCCGTAACTATACCTTTAAAACTTCTGAATATTTTAAAGACCTCTTTATACTTTTCGGCCTGTTTGTTGGCAAGCTCCGGCGTATATTCTCCCTTTTCGCCCTCACGCAAAGCCCGGCGCTCTTTTTCCCAAGGATAAAGAGATACATCCAGTTCCGTTATCTGAACTTTAAGGCCTAAAGATGCAAATTTTTGTATGGTATTACGCAATTCTGTTGCTGAGGGTTCCCACAAAGACCAATGTGCCTGCAAACCAACGGCATGTACCGGAACTTTAGCATCCTTTAACTTTTTAAGCAGGCGGTAAACCCGTTCTGTTTTTTCGGGGCGCTCGGTATTGTAATCATTGTAAAAGAGCACGGCCGATGGGTCGGCCTCGTGAGCGTACTCAAACGCTTTGGCAATAAAATCCTCACCGCATATTTGATACCATAATGAGTTACGCAAAAATTTGGCCGGGTCGTCATCAATGGCTTCATTTACAACATCCCATGCATAGATTTTTCCCTTGTACCGGCCAACCACTGCAAATATGTGGTCGTGCAGGCGCTTCAACAACACCTCTTTCGTTACCCGTTTACCCAAGCTATCTACAAATAACCAAGCGGGTGTTTGCTCGTGCCAGCACAAATTGTGTCCGCGTACTTTTAGGCCATGGTGTTGTGCAAAATTCACAATAGAGTCGGCATCACGCCACATGTATATGTTTTCGCGCGGATGGATGGGGCCCATCTTCATGGCATTTTCAGGTGTCAGACTGGTAAATTGCTGCAAAATCAACTCTGCATCGGCAC harbors:
- a CDS encoding alpha-glucuronidase family glycosyl hydrolase, whose amino-acid sequence is MIMRQQFRVLSLLAFVWILTWANRCFADDGYKLWLNYPKINDRALAASYTQQLRQIYFTDGMGKANVARKELLLGVAGMLQFTPQIVKPESAGLLVGTYQKLPAGVTKSLATVGNDEGYVIKTITANNRKQVVIAGKTEKGVLYGVFNFLRLLQTQQPISALNINEYPKLERRVLNHWDNLNRTVERGYAGASIWNWHKLPGYIDQQYIDYARANASIGINGTVLNNVNANALMLTPEYLVKVKALADVFRPYGIRVYLSVKFSSPIEVGKLKTADPLNIEVRQWWKDKVDEIYKYVPDFGGFLVKANSEGQPGPQAYGRNHADGANMMAAALAPHNGIVMWRAFVYDSNPLNDRAKQAYDEFKPLDGKFADNVIVQVKNGAIDFQPREPFHPLFGAMAKTPLMMEFQITQEYTGFSTHLFYEAPLFKEVLDADTYAAGKGTTVAKVLETKPHAKAVTGIAGVANIGTDRNWCGHPFAQSNWYAFGRMAWNPDQSSAQIANDWLRMTFTNDKSFVQPMVQQMLASRENTVNYMTPLGLHHIMGINTHYGPGPWVDKAERPDWTAVYYHKADSLGIGFDRSSAGSKATAQYAPQVQQKFDNLATCPDSNLLWFHHLSWNYKMRSGKTLWFELVHHYYEGVDSVRRLQTVWNGMQGKVDREQYMAVKQLIAIQMEEAIRWRDACVLYFQTFSKQPIPAGYEKPLHPLSYYRDMQFHFAPGIGGSI
- a CDS encoding glycoside hydrolase family 43 protein; translation: MFKTNLKINIALLLGASMAVACQSSDKQKQSAEQKDTAAQADSNAKKYISQPLIKSIYTADPSAHVFNGKIYIYPSHDIESGIPQNDNGDHFNMKDFHVLSMDSIGGKVTDNGVALDIKDISWAGRQLWAPDAAYEKGTYYLYFPVKDKSDVFHIGVATSKSPVGPFKAEAKPIEGSYSIDPCVFKDTDGSYYMYFGGIWGGQLQRWATGTYSGPNGSKTDLEKDDQPALSAKVVKMSPDMLGFSEKPKDAVILDENGKPLLGKDHDRRFFEGSWMYKYNGKYYFTYSTGDTHRLCYATGTSPYGPFTYKGVILEPVEGWTTHHSIVEIKGKWYLFYHDTQLSGKTHLRNVKVTELKYNPDGTIQTINEHVK
- a CDS encoding glycosyl hydrolase 115 family protein, whose product is MRKIFFCVFALMPSLLIAQTVSEVKTPGAFAVMQAGKAASVLFDKADDELIAIAGKLFTEDVQRVSGQLPQLVNARPSGKSLIIVGTVGKSKFIQELIAAKKLQAVKLKGDWERYQIQLVKAPYKGVDQALVIAGSDKRGAAYGLLELSRQMGVSPWYWWADVPVQKKASIYVSTDMPVTDAPKVKYRGIFINDEAPAFSRWTKEKFGGVNHSVYEKVFELILRLKGNYLWPAMWGNAFNDDDKLNPVLADKWGIVMGTSHHEPMQRAQQEWKRYGKGAWDYTKNDTTLRNFWRQGIINMGKHESLVTIGMRGDGDEPMTQGTATALLEGIVKDQRKIIEEVTGKPASQTPQIWALYKEVQDYYDKGMRVPDDVTLLLSDDNWGDLRKLPALNEKPRAGGYGIYYHFDYVGDPRNYKWINTNNIARVWEQMHQAWEYKARQVWIVNVGDLKPMEFPISFFLDYAWDPTKWNEGNLRNYYTQWGKDNFGVKYGAEIGDIMRLYAQYAARRKPELLDDNTYSLQNYHEFENVVGDWNKLLIRAENMNAKLDSSYRDAFFQVVLHPLKATANLHDMYEDVAYNKVYAAKNDVRANAYADKAKAAYAKDSLLSVQYNHVMAGGKWNHMMDQVHIGYRSWNDPPVNHIPKLTYVNADAAQQAASPEQTNSKSAEAMITAKSATHTFFEKDGYLALEAEHYTRAVNANGVQWKVIPDIGRTASGVSTFPITAAAVVPGKGSPHLEFDFYTYDKGEVVIQANFSPTLNFRNDKNGFQYAVSIDDEQPQMVSVNNDTDANVWRRWVASNIIVKKSSHTIAAPGKHTLKYWMVSNGLVLQKMVLDFGGVKPSYLGPPETLAK
- a CDS encoding transketolase C-terminal domain-containing protein, which gives rise to MTKYTYTEKKDTRSGFGAGLLEAGKRDPRVVALCADLVGSLKMQDFINAFPERFVQVGIAEANMIGIAAGLTIDGHIPFTGTFANFSTGRVYDQIRQSVAYSDKNVKICASHAGLTLGEDGATHQILEDLGMMKMLPGMTVINPCDYNQTKAATLAIAQHHGPVYLRFGRPVVPIFTPADQVFEIGKAWMVSEGTDVTIIATGHLVWEAIQACEQLEAMGISAEIINIHTIKPLDEEAILKSVTKTRCVVTAEEHNRLGGLGDSVAHVLARHLPSPQEYVAVNDSFGESGTPEQLMQKYKLNAPAIVEAAQKAIQRKG
- a CDS encoding transketolase → MTQDIQELKGIASQVRRDVVRMVHGCQSGHPGGSLGCTDFLVALYFSIMKHNPSFSMEGKGEDLFFLSNGHISPVFYSVLAHSGYFDKAEMSTFRKLDSRLQGHPTTHEGLPGVRIASGSLGQGLSVAIGAALGKKLSGDDRLVFTLHGDGELQEGQIWEAAMFAPHNRVDNLIATVDVNGQQIDGPTKVVLSLGDLRAKFEAFGWQVMEMQGNDMAAVVDGLQKAISLSGQGKPVMILMQTEMGAGVDFMMGSHKWHGVAPNDAQLEQALGQLEETLGDY
- the fsa gene encoding fructose-6-phosphate aldolase, with the protein product MKFFIDTANLAQIKEAHELGVLDGVTTNPSLMAKEGITGEENVKAHYKAICEITDGDVSAEVIATTYDEMIKEGLELAKLHERIVVKVPMIKDGVRAIKYFSKQGIKTNCTLVFSAGQALLAAKAGATYVSPFIGRLDDISTDGLQLIEDIRLIYDNYGYETQILAASVRHAMHIINCAKIGSDVITGPLSAMLSLLKHPLTDNGLAQFLADHAKAAEAGK
- a CDS encoding endo-1,4-beta-xylanase, translated to MSGSLNTLKKAFTCMRFSMLLYSFLSALSLNYAHAQSATKGLKDYYRSYFPVGVAVAPRHLKGADAELILQQFTSLTPENAMKMGPIHPRENIYMWRDADSIVNFAQHHGLKVRGHNLCWHEQTPAWLFVDSLGKRVTKEVLLKRLHDHIFAVVGRYKGKIYAWDVVNEAIDDDPAKFLRNSLWYQICGEDFIAKAFEYAHEADPSAVLFYNDYNTERPEKTERVYRLLKKLKDAKVPVHAVGLQAHWSLWEPSATELRNTIQKFASLGLKVQITELDVSLYPWEKERRALREGEKGEYTPELANKQAEKYKEVFKIFRSFKGIVTGVTFWNISDQYSWLDEYPVRGRKNFPLLFDEKRQPKKAYWEVVKF